In the Dermochelys coriacea isolate rDerCor1 chromosome 25, rDerCor1.pri.v4, whole genome shotgun sequence genome, one interval contains:
- the MBD3 gene encoding methyl-CpG-binding domain protein 3 isoform X2, giving the protein MPRAALLGHRGGQWRPALGPSGKKFRSKPQLARYLGSSMDLSTFDFRTGKMLMSKMNKNRQRMRYDCSNQAKGKPDLNTALPVRQTASIFKQPVTKITNHPSNKVKSDPQKAVDQPRQLFWEKKLSGLNAFDIAEELVKTMDLPKGLQGVGPGCTDETLLSAIASALHTSTMPITGQLSAAVEKNPGVWLNTSQPLCKAFMVTDEDIRKQEELVQQVRKRLEEALMADMLAHVEEIARDGEAPSEKEAGDEEGEEEEEEQDHDQEMENV; this is encoded by the exons CCCAAGTGGGAAGAAGTTCCGAAGCAAGCCTCAGCTGGCCCGTTACCTGGGGAGCTCCATGGACTTGAGCACTTTCGACTTTCGCACAGGCAAAATGCTGATGAGTAAGATGAATAAGAACAGACAGAGGATGCGCTATGACTGTTCTAACCAAGCCAAA GGTAAACCTGACTTAAATACTGCACTCCCTGTCAGACAGACAGCCTCAATCTTCAAGCAGCCTGTCACTAAGATCACAAATCATCCCAGCAACAAAGTAAAGAGTGATCCCCAAAAAGCTGTGGACCAGCCCCGCCAG cTCTTCTGGGAGAAGAAATTAAGTGGACTGAATGCCTTTGACATTGCAGAAGAGTTGGTGAAAACAATGGACCTTCCAAAGGGTTTACAAG GGGTTGGACCTGGTTGCACAGATGAAACCCTTCTGTCTGCTATAGCTAGTGCCTTGCACACTAGCACTATGCCCATCACTGGACAGCTCTCTGCAGCTGTGGAGAAGAACCCTGGAGTTTGGCTAAACACCTCACAGCCTCTCTGCAAAGCATTTATGGTGACGGATGAAGATATTAG gaagcaggaggagctTGTACAGCAGGTGCGGAAGAGGCTGGAGGAAGCACTGATGGCTGACATGCTCGCCCATGTGGAGGAAATAGCAAGGGATGGGGAAGCTCCTTCAGAGAAGGAAGCGGGTGAtgaagaaggggaggaggaagaggaggaacaagACCATGACCAGGAAATGGAGAATGTATAG
- the MBD3 gene encoding methyl-CpG-binding domain protein 3 isoform X3, translating into MERKSPSGKKFRSKPQLARYLGSSMDLSTFDFRTGKMLMSKMNKNRQRMRYDCSNQAKGKPDLNTALPVRQTASIFKQPVTKITNHPSNKVKSDPQKAVDQPRQLFWEKKLSGLNAFDIAEELVKTMDLPKGLQGVGPGCTDETLLSAIASALHTSTMPITGQLSAAVEKNPGVWLNTSQPLCKAFMVTDEDIRKQEELVQQVRKRLEEALMADMLAHVEEIARDGEAPSEKEAGDEEGEEEEEEQDHDQEMENV; encoded by the exons CCCAAGTGGGAAGAAGTTCCGAAGCAAGCCTCAGCTGGCCCGTTACCTGGGGAGCTCCATGGACTTGAGCACTTTCGACTTTCGCACAGGCAAAATGCTGATGAGTAAGATGAATAAGAACAGACAGAGGATGCGCTATGACTGTTCTAACCAAGCCAAA GGTAAACCTGACTTAAATACTGCACTCCCTGTCAGACAGACAGCCTCAATCTTCAAGCAGCCTGTCACTAAGATCACAAATCATCCCAGCAACAAAGTAAAGAGTGATCCCCAAAAAGCTGTGGACCAGCCCCGCCAG cTCTTCTGGGAGAAGAAATTAAGTGGACTGAATGCCTTTGACATTGCAGAAGAGTTGGTGAAAACAATGGACCTTCCAAAGGGTTTACAAG GGGTTGGACCTGGTTGCACAGATGAAACCCTTCTGTCTGCTATAGCTAGTGCCTTGCACACTAGCACTATGCCCATCACTGGACAGCTCTCTGCAGCTGTGGAGAAGAACCCTGGAGTTTGGCTAAACACCTCACAGCCTCTCTGCAAAGCATTTATGGTGACGGATGAAGATATTAG gaagcaggaggagctTGTACAGCAGGTGCGGAAGAGGCTGGAGGAAGCACTGATGGCTGACATGCTCGCCCATGTGGAGGAAATAGCAAGGGATGGGGAAGCTCCTTCAGAGAAGGAAGCGGGTGAtgaagaaggggaggaggaagaggaggaacaagACCATGACCAGGAAATGGAGAATGTATAG